One Anopheles marshallii chromosome 3, idAnoMarsDA_429_01, whole genome shotgun sequence genomic region harbors:
- the LOC128715202 gene encoding uncharacterized protein LOC128715202, translating into MLSERKQCYCHPSSEDNRNTGPTMAEVEFCEWSKQHPQHTDHLADVSEQLADLKMFDPTESPTARKRPSFVGSVISVFSNWINIPTRYGTKPVVVQTSEKDQHVEKPFIPSTPCIPIFETNKMGKSQLTVPLDYGCTVDDIAMTPAGVYVEELAHSEQSALRPRRVRKRRKEPSKANQHTHVGSDASGKGCGKNRKDKKRHALRRDILNDNLALSIDDCSYGYDYREGGMPMRTAMDVQSLSQRCLSAGFSPASTGSVGSFQDALQDIGPEESLLPRASSDNVRAVPVAPCNPQQIHPAKETPLPDTGSTITDREKEKCDIDANRAEFVVLTEFDVFTTPSASPARRPRPRNLCMAISYVWRGDKGEEDDQSDYTSDDLTEDDGEDGNSLDGSDGFEYDVDDDDDSVVFREDYDDLNDDSNSSSGFEEKKVRFNLKPVVHVMRAWDFAYRQARKGDWEMAARDSERFRKRITDLEPVLGPALQPALRDKIYAERFSGQEHTRKILN; encoded by the exons ATGCTCTCCGAACGCAAACAATGTTACTGTCATCCGTCGTCTGAGGATAATCGCAACACGGGTCCAACCATGGCGGAAGTGGAATTTTGTGAATGGTCAAAACAACATCCGCAGCACACGGATCACCTGGCAGATGTCAGCGAACAGCTGGCTGACCTTAAAATGTTTGATCCCACGGAATCGCCCACTGCTCGCAAGCGCCCAAGTTTCGTCGGCTCCGTAATCAGTGTGTTTAGCAACTGGATCAACATACCCACCCGTTACGGAACCAAACCCGTCGTCGTGCAAACTTCCGAAAAAGATCAACATGTTGAGAAACCGTTCATCCCTTCGACACCCTGCATACCGATATTCGAAACGAACAAGATGGGCAAGAGTCAGCTGACGGTACCGTTGGACTACGGTTGCACGGTCGACGATATTGCCATGACCCCGGCAGGCGTTTACGTGGAGGAACTGGCGCACAGTGAACAAAGCGCCCTGCGTCCGCGGCGTGTTCGCAAGCGACGAAAGGAACCATCCAAAGCGAACCAACATACGCACGTGGGCAGTGACGCCAGTGGCAAAGGCTGTGGTAAAAATCGAAAGGACAAAAAACGTCACGCACTGCGAAGAGACATACTGAACGATAATCTGGCCCTATCGATCGACGATTGCAGCTACGGTTATGATTACCGGGAGGGCGGGATGCCGATGCGCACTGCAATGGATGTACAATCGTTGTCTCAACGATGCCTATCGGCAGGTTTCAGTCCCGCATCGACTGGCAGTGTGGGAAGCTTCCAAGATGCGTTGCAAGACATTGGTCCGGAGGAAAGTTTGCTTCCTCGTGCGTCTTCCGACAACGTGCGAGCTGTCCCGGTTGCGCCCTGCAATCCACAACAAATCCACCCTGCCAAAGAAACGCCCCTACCGGACACGGGGAGCACGATCACCGAtcgggagaaagaaaaatgtgaTATTGATGCTAACCGTGCAGAGTTTGTAGTGTTAACGGAATTCGACGTGTTCACGACACCATCGGCCAGCCCCGCTCGACGTCCGCGTCCTCGTAACCTATGCATGGCTATCAGCTACGTGTGGCGCGGTGATAAGGGCGAGGAAGATGATCAGAGTGATTACACTAGCGATGACCTTACGGAGGACGACGGTGAAGATGGCAATAGTTTGGATGGATCCGATGGGTTTGAATATGAtgttgacgatgatgacgacagTGTCGTGTTCCGTGAGGATTACGACGACCTGAACGATGATTCTAACTCATCGTCTGGATTCGAGGAGAAGAAG GTGCGCTTCAACTTGAAACCGGTGGTGCACGTCATGCGAGCCTGGGACTTTGCCTACCGTCAGGCACGCAAAGGGGATTGGGAGATGGCAGCGCGAGACAGTGAGCGATTCCGGAAGCGAATCACAGACCTAGAACCGGTGCTAGGACCAGCACTACAGCCAGCGTTACGTGATAAAATTTATGCCGAACGGTTTAGCGGGCAGGAACATACGCGCAAGATCTTAAATTAA